A region of Streptomyces sp. NBC_01750 DNA encodes the following proteins:
- a CDS encoding DUF3574 domain-containing protein, translating to MPVPTVKQRTLLAAAGATVAVLAVSAPAATGALDSEQAKAPTAASGSYAAARGAAYIETRLFFGTERPDGGPDVTDAQFMAFVDRSVTPGFPSGLTVQDGRGQWRDSNGSIEKERSYELILLYPAGEAPTRGPLIERIRQAYIEAYAQDSVARLDEPTLADF from the coding sequence ATCCCCGTGCCCACTGTGAAGCAGCGCACTCTCCTCGCCGCCGCCGGTGCAACTGTCGCCGTACTGGCGGTGAGTGCGCCCGCCGCCACCGGCGCGCTCGACAGCGAACAGGCGAAGGCGCCCACGGCCGCGTCGGGCTCGTACGCCGCGGCGCGCGGTGCCGCGTACATCGAGACGCGGCTGTTCTTCGGTACCGAGCGGCCGGACGGCGGGCCGGATGTGACCGACGCACAGTTCATGGCCTTCGTCGACCGGAGTGTGACGCCGGGCTTCCCGTCCGGGCTGACGGTCCAGGACGGCCGCGGGCAGTGGCGGGACTCCAACGGCAGTATCGAGAAGGAGCGTTCGTACGAGCTGATCCTGCTGTACCCGGCAGGCGAGGCCCCCACCCGCGGTCCGCTGATCGAGCGGATCAGACAGGCGTACATCGAGGCGTACGCGCAGGATTCCGTGGCCAGGCTGGACGAGCCGACGCTCGCCGACTTCTGA
- a CDS encoding D-2-hydroxyacid dehydrogenase family protein, whose amino-acid sequence MTLHCAVLDDYQDVALSMADWSALARDIEVRSLQSHFTSEQEVAEAVGDCEILVAMRERTPFSASLFARLPLLELLITSGMRNASIDLEAAARHGVTVCGTASSSEPPAELTWALILGLARNVVQEGSALRQNGPWQSTIGADLHGRRLALLGLGKIGAKVARVGQAFGMDVMAWSENLTDERAAGIGVARARTLGELLEAGDFVSVHLQLGDRTRGLIGASELRRMRRTAYLVNTSRAAIVDQAALVRALHDGWIAGAGSDVFDTEPLPADDPLRSAPNFLGLPHLGYVTRRNYEGYFQEAVEDIAGYLEGRPLRILSARPAPPPR is encoded by the coding sequence ATGACGCTGCACTGTGCCGTACTCGACGACTACCAGGATGTCGCGCTGTCCATGGCGGACTGGTCGGCCCTCGCTCGGGACATCGAAGTGCGGTCGCTGCAAAGCCACTTCACGTCCGAGCAAGAGGTTGCGGAAGCCGTCGGCGACTGCGAGATCCTTGTCGCGATGCGCGAACGCACCCCCTTCTCCGCATCTCTCTTCGCCCGCCTGCCGCTCCTCGAACTGCTCATCACCTCCGGTATGCGCAACGCCTCCATCGACCTCGAAGCCGCAGCCCGCCACGGCGTCACCGTCTGCGGCACCGCCAGCAGCTCCGAACCGCCCGCCGAGCTGACCTGGGCGCTCATCCTGGGACTGGCGCGGAATGTGGTCCAGGAGGGCTCGGCCCTGCGGCAGAACGGACCCTGGCAGAGCACGATCGGCGCCGATCTGCACGGACGCCGGCTCGCGCTGCTGGGCCTCGGCAAGATCGGCGCGAAAGTGGCCCGCGTCGGTCAGGCCTTCGGCATGGATGTCATGGCGTGGAGCGAGAACCTCACCGACGAGCGGGCCGCCGGGATCGGCGTCGCACGAGCCCGCACGCTGGGGGAGTTGCTCGAGGCCGGTGACTTCGTCTCCGTACATCTGCAGCTCGGCGACCGCACCCGCGGACTGATCGGCGCGAGCGAGCTCAGGCGAATGCGGCGTACGGCCTATCTGGTCAACACCTCGCGTGCGGCGATCGTCGATCAGGCGGCGCTGGTGCGGGCGCTGCACGACGGCTGGATCGCCGGCGCGGGCTCCGACGTTTTCGACACCGAGCCGCTGCCGGCCGACGATCCGCTGCGGTCCGCACCGAACTTCCTCGGCCTGCCGCACCTCGGCTACGTCACCCGGCGCAATTACGAGGGCTATTTCCAGGAAGCTGTCGAGGACATCGCCGGCTATCTCGAGGGCCGTCCACTGCGCATTCTCAGCGCACGCCCGGCGCCGCCGCCCCGATGA
- a CDS encoding chaplin, whose amino-acid sequence MRQVHRKGLVTVMLTGGALAMAGHAHADSNADGGAAHSPGLLAGNTVQLPVNVPVNVCGNTVNVVGLLNPSAGNDCANTSHGAQLRPGAHTAGAGAGGSKKDSPGILSGNGVQVPVDLPVNVTGNSVNVVGIGNSAGGNSSSNTSGKPPVRPRPATPPKAAAPHRPTPRAVTPGPSAALAHTGSGQVAFAVPASAALLLGGIVLYRRTRPARERGGAA is encoded by the coding sequence ATGAGGCAGGTTCACCGAAAGGGTCTGGTCACCGTGATGCTCACGGGTGGCGCGCTCGCCATGGCGGGGCACGCGCACGCAGACTCGAACGCGGACGGCGGTGCGGCCCACTCGCCCGGACTGCTGGCCGGCAACACGGTGCAGCTTCCGGTGAACGTCCCGGTCAACGTGTGCGGCAACACCGTCAACGTCGTGGGACTGCTCAACCCGTCGGCAGGCAACGACTGCGCCAACACCTCGCACGGCGCGCAGCTGAGGCCGGGCGCACACACGGCAGGCGCCGGCGCCGGAGGCAGCAAAAAGGATTCACCCGGAATTCTCTCCGGCAACGGCGTTCAGGTCCCGGTCGACCTGCCGGTCAATGTCACCGGGAACTCCGTGAACGTCGTCGGCATCGGCAATTCCGCCGGCGGCAATTCCTCGTCCAACACCTCCGGCAAGCCGCCCGTGCGGCCGAGGCCCGCCACGCCGCCGAAGGCAGCAGCGCCGCACAGGCCGACGCCCCGCGCAGTGACGCCCGGGCCCTCCGCCGCTCTGGCGCACACCGGTTCCGGACAGGTCGCCTTCGCCGTGCCCGCGAGCGCCGCGCTGCTGCTCGGCGGCATCGTCCTCTACCGCCGTACCCGGCCCGCCAGGGAGCGCGGCGGCGCGGCCTAG
- a CDS encoding DUF2293 domain-containing protein, translating into MDLVVIEPLKRRHCAECRQGPLPLHLLEFNAPVCLDCADLAHLVYLPRGSTALTRRAREASSLCAVVIRFNRRRRRYERQGLLVEEAALARAELSCLADADARARRRERDVVRRAAEDVRFTASFAAEILRLFPGCPPARAREVAAHASVRGSGRVGRTAAGRSLEEGAVTAAVRASVRHLDTEYDTLLMTGVARHEARAGVASVIDAVLASWRA; encoded by the coding sequence ATGGACCTGGTGGTGATCGAACCACTGAAGCGCCGGCACTGCGCGGAGTGCCGTCAGGGCCCTCTTCCGCTGCATCTTCTCGAGTTCAACGCGCCGGTCTGTCTTGACTGTGCGGACCTCGCCCATCTGGTGTATCTGCCGCGGGGCTCCACGGCTCTCACCCGGCGGGCCCGCGAGGCGAGTTCGCTGTGCGCGGTGGTGATCCGCTTCAATCGCCGCCGCAGGCGGTACGAACGCCAGGGGCTGCTGGTCGAGGAGGCGGCGCTGGCCAGGGCGGAGTTGTCGTGTCTTGCGGACGCCGACGCGCGGGCCCGCCGCCGCGAGCGGGACGTGGTCCGCCGCGCGGCCGAGGATGTGCGTTTCACCGCGTCGTTCGCCGCGGAGATCCTGCGGCTGTTCCCGGGCTGTCCGCCTGCGCGTGCCCGCGAGGTGGCCGCGCACGCCTCGGTGCGCGGCAGCGGCCGGGTCGGCCGCACCGCGGCGGGCCGTTCCCTGGAGGAGGGAGCGGTGACGGCCGCGGTGCGGGCTTCCGTACGGCATCTCGACACGGAGTACGACACCCTGCTGATGACCGGAGTCGCCCGCCATGAAGCGCGGGCCGGGGTGGCGTCGGTGATCGATGCGGTACTGGCGTCCTGGCGCGCCTAG